One Thermoanaerobacter kivui genomic window, TATTATCTTTCATTTTGATGTTTATTTTTACAGGATACAAAACTACTCCGCAAAATATGGTAAATTTACCTCAAGCATCTGAGGACAAAACTAAGATTGAAGAAGAAAAGCCAGTAGAGGGTGGCACTTTAAGAATAAATATCACTTCTTTTGATGCATTAAATCCTTTTTTAAATGACAATGAACGAGTAAGACAAATGTTGAATTTGTCATTGGAAGGATTAGTTACCTTGGATAAAACTTTAAAGCCTGTTCCTCAATTAGCAGAAAACTGGCAGATAAATGGACTTAATATAAAATTTTATTTAAAAAAGAATGTTAAATGGCAGGATGGAGTAAGTTTTACAGCTAATGATGTAAAATTTACTTTTGATTCTTTTAAAAATAAGGATGTAAAAAGTCCTTATAGGGATATTCTCATTAACTATCTCTCCTCTTATAAGACAAATGGTGATTATGAATTTGAAGTTGTTTTAAATAAACCTGTTGCAAATCCAATAGCTTTGTTTACTTTTCCTATTCTAGCTGAGCACCAATATAAAGGTAAGGAAGATATTTTAAATAAAGATATTGTACCTATTGGTACAGGACCCTATAAGATATCTTCTTACAGCGTTGGCAGAGAAGTTATTTTTGAAAGAAATCCTTATTATAGAGGTGACAAACCTTATATAGATAGTATAGTATTTAAAATTGTGCCTAATGAAAATGCTATGATAACATCTTTTCAAAGCAAAGAAGCAGATTTTACTTTTTTAAATGACATAGACTGGGATAAGTATAAAGAACTTTCAAATGTAAATATTTACAAATATATTATGCAAGATTATGTATTTATGGCTCCTAATTATCAAAATCCAGCTTTGAAAGATTCAAATGTCAGGAAAGCGATGTGTTATGGAATAGATGTTGACAAAATTTTGAAAGAAGTATATTTTAGTCATGGGTTAAAGTCATGTATTCCGGTTCGTCCTGATTCATGGCTTTATAGCAATAAAATAGTATCTCATAATTACGATATAAAAGAGGCAAATAAAATATTAGAGGAAAGTGGTTGGAATTTAGTTAAAGGGATAAGGAGCAATGGAACTTATCAGCTCAAATTTGATTTGCTGGTAAATGCAAATAATCCATATTTGATTAAAGTTGCTCAAATTATAAAGAATAATTTAAAAGATGTAGGAATTGAAATAAACATTGTACCAAAAGATTGGGGCAATTTACTAAGTTCTGTATATTCGGGTAAATTTGATTTGGTGTTAATGGAGTGGAATTTAAGTTATAATCAAGATATGTCTACATTGTTTATGACAAAAGGCAAAGACAATTTTATGGGTTATAGTAATTCTAAAGTTGATGAAATATATAGTAGAATTTTTTATGATTCAGAAGAGAATTCTTTAAAAACAGATTATCAGGCTTTGGAACAAGTTTTTTTAGAGGAACAACCCATAATTGGCCTTTTCTATATTGAAGGAGCAGTTATGGCATATGACAATGTAAAAGTTGTGGACCCTACTGGTTTTGATGTTTTTTATAATATAGAAAAATGGTATATAAAAAAGTAGTGTAAAATTATCGTAGAATTTAAAGAAAAACAAGCATACCGTAAAAACTTTGATTGAAGATATTTCAAGGGTTGTCGCTGAAAATTATCCTACAGTATTTTGACACCATCCATAAAAAAATAGCTATTGACACTGACTTAAAAAGATTATATAATTCATAGTGTGACGAAATTAAAAAAGCGTGCGGTGGTGGCGGAACTGGCAGACGCGTACGTTTGAGGGGCGTATGGGGTTTCCCGTGTGGGTTCAAGTCCCACCCTCCGCACCATAAAAGAGAAAAGAGGCGTTAAGCCTTTTATTTTTTTGTCACACAAATTATTAATTTTTTATAAAATATATTAAAAAAAGATCAAAAAATTTAAGAAAATGTAATGTAAACATTGACTTTGACTGTAGGATATGATAAGATAAGACAAAAGGACAAAATATGCAATCTTGCCGAATCCGAAAGGTACGGAGGAACCGCTTTTTGGGGTTAATCTGTAGCTTTAAGCTGCAGTAGGGATACCTTCTGTCCCGCACCCGACAGCTAACTCCGGAGGCAATAAAGGAAGGAGATTTGCAGTGGATCAGCGAATAGGAAAGATGATTTTTGGAATTTCTGTGTTTGGTGCGACGCTGATTGGTAGCTCTTTTTTGAACCCAGCGTTTGCGGAAGGATTGGGAGTTGGAAAGATTACAGGCAATTATGTAAATGTGCGGACTCAAGGAAGCTTATCAGGAAGTGTCATTGCCCGCTTAAATTGGAATGACACAGTGACTGTGTTAGATAAGGAAAACGGGTGGTACAAGATAAAGCTTTCTGATGGAAGAGAAGGATGGGTTTTTGGTGAATATTTATCCGTAAGAAATTCTTCTAATGTCTCAAGAGGAGATTCGGAAAAAGCAGCAAGTGTTGGTATAGTGACAGGTAGTTATGTAAATGTGCGAAGTGAAGGAAGTTTATCAGGGAGTATCATAACACAGCTTAACAAGAATACTACAGTAAACGTGTTGGATAAGCAAAACGGATGGTACAAGATAAAGCTTTCTGATGGAAGAGAAGGATGGGTTTTTGGCGAGTATTTGTCTGTGAGAAGTTCTTCAAATACCTCAAGGGGCGAAGTAGATAGAAGTCTTGTAGATAAATTGATAGATTTTGCTAAGTCTTTTGTGGGGACTCCCTATGTATACGGAGGTGCAACTCCCAAAGGATTTGATTGTTCTGGCTTTGTTCAATACGTTTTTAAAAATTATGGCTTTGATTTGCCAAGGACGGCAAATGAACAGGCTACTGTGGGAGAGAAAGTGAGTTATGACAGTCTTGTGCGGGGAGATTTGGTGTTTTTTACGACGTTGGGGAGTAGTGTCATAAATCATGTGGGAATATATATAGGCAATGGAGAGTTTATAAACAGTTCTTCTGGCAGAGGGAAGGTCATAATAAGTCCTTTAGATGAAGGGTACTATAAAGAGCACTATGTTACAGCAAGAAGGATTATAAAATGACCTATGATAAAAAGAGTACTCGAAAGAGTGCTCTTTTTTTATATTGACTATTTTTATTCCTTGAGATATTATATAATACTGTATACGCGATATAGCCTATTTTATGGAAGGAGATACCTTATGAAATTTGTAAGAGAAGATGTAAGAAATATAGCCATTATTGCTCATGTTGATCATGGAAAAACTACTTTGGTTGATGCTATGCTTAAACAAAGCGGTATTTTTAGGTCAAATGAAAAAGTTGAGGAAAGGATTTTGGATTTTAACGATTTAGAAAGAGAAAGAGGAATAACGATTCTTGCAAAAAATACCGCTATACGATATAAAGATGTGAAAATAAATATAGTGGATACCCCAGGACATGCGGATTTTAGCGGTGAAGTAGAGCGAGTATTAAAAATGGTAGATGGGGTACTTTTGTTGGTGGATTCTTTTGAAGGACCTATGCCACAGACCCGTTTTGTATTAAGTAAAGCATTGGAACTGGATCTAAAACCTATAGTTGTCATAAATAAAATTGATAGGCCTGATGCAAGGCCTCAGGAGGTTATTGACGAAGTTTTAGATCTATTTATTGAATTAGGAGCAAATGATGACCAAATTGATTTCCCTGTTGTCTACACCTCTGCAAAAGAAGGTATAGCAAAATTAAGTTTAGAAGAAGAGTCTCATGACTTGAGACCTCTTTTTGATACGATTTTAGACTATATTCCTGCACCAATAGGAGATGTTGAAGCACCATTACAACTTATAGTGACTACTTTAGATTATGATGATTACATTGGGAGAATTGCCATTGGAAAAGTAGTTAGAGGAAAAATAATTTCAGGGGAAGAAGCGGCCATATGTAAAAGAGATGGGTCAATACAAAAAGTTCACATAAATAATCTATATCAGTTTGAAGGACTAAAAAGAGTGCAAGTAGAAGAAGCAAGTTTAGGAGATATTGTGGCAGTTTCAGGCATAAGCGATATTGAGATTGGAGAGACCATTGCAGATAGGGATAATCCTGAAGCGGTAGACTTTGTTCGAATAGAAGAGCCTACAGTTTCTATGACTTTTAGTGTAAATACCAGTCCTTTTGCTGGAACTGAAGGTA contains:
- a CDS encoding C40 family peptidase; this encodes MDQRIGKMIFGISVFGATLIGSSFLNPAFAEGLGVGKITGNYVNVRTQGSLSGSVIARLNWNDTVTVLDKENGWYKIKLSDGREGWVFGEYLSVRNSSNVSRGDSEKAASVGIVTGSYVNVRSEGSLSGSIITQLNKNTTVNVLDKQNGWYKIKLSDGREGWVFGEYLSVRSSSNTSRGEVDRSLVDKLIDFAKSFVGTPYVYGGATPKGFDCSGFVQYVFKNYGFDLPRTANEQATVGEKVSYDSLVRGDLVFFTTLGSSVINHVGIYIGNGEFINSSSGRGKVIISPLDEGYYKEHYVTARRIIK
- a CDS encoding ABC transporter substrate-binding protein — translated: MRKFIILSFILMFIFTGYKTTPQNMVNLPQASEDKTKIEEEKPVEGGTLRINITSFDALNPFLNDNERVRQMLNLSLEGLVTLDKTLKPVPQLAENWQINGLNIKFYLKKNVKWQDGVSFTANDVKFTFDSFKNKDVKSPYRDILINYLSSYKTNGDYEFEVVLNKPVANPIALFTFPILAEHQYKGKEDILNKDIVPIGTGPYKISSYSVGREVIFERNPYYRGDKPYIDSIVFKIVPNENAMITSFQSKEADFTFLNDIDWDKYKELSNVNIYKYIMQDYVFMAPNYQNPALKDSNVRKAMCYGIDVDKILKEVYFSHGLKSCIPVRPDSWLYSNKIVSHNYDIKEANKILEESGWNLVKGIRSNGTYQLKFDLLVNANNPYLIKVAQIIKNNLKDVGIEINIVPKDWGNLLSSVYSGKFDLVLMEWNLSYNQDMSTLFMTKGKDNFMGYSNSKVDEIYSRIFYDSEENSLKTDYQALEQVFLEEQPIIGLFYIEGAVMAYDNVKVVDPTGFDVFYNIEKWYIKK
- the typA gene encoding translational GTPase TypA; translated protein: MKFVREDVRNIAIIAHVDHGKTTLVDAMLKQSGIFRSNEKVEERILDFNDLERERGITILAKNTAIRYKDVKINIVDTPGHADFSGEVERVLKMVDGVLLLVDSFEGPMPQTRFVLSKALELDLKPIVVINKIDRPDARPQEVIDEVLDLFIELGANDDQIDFPVVYTSAKEGIAKLSLEEESHDLRPLFDTILDYIPAPIGDVEAPLQLIVTTLDYDDYIGRIAIGKVVRGKIISGEEAAICKRDGSIQKVHINNLYQFEGLKRVQVEEASLGDIVAVSGISDIEIGETIADRDNPEAVDFVRIEEPTVSMTFSVNTSPFAGTEGKYVTSRHLRERLFKELETNVALRVEETDSTDSFKVSGRGELHLSILIETMRREGYELQVSKPTVIFKEVNGVKMEPIELLTIDIPEEYMGVVMEKLGPRKAELMDMHTLKPGTIRLKFKIPTRGLIGYRSEFLTDTKGNGIMTSVFYDYEPYKGDIPSRTRGALVAFETGVATTYGLYNAQERGTLFIEPGTKVYEGMVVGVNSRSGDIEVNVCKKKHVTNLRSATADEALRLSPVKKMSLEEALEFIDNDELVEVTPQSIRIRKKILDSQQRYKNAKYNK